A window of Pullulanibacillus sp. KACC 23026 genomic DNA:
TTCCCTTGGGATGGAGAAGGTCCGATAAGAAATGTAACTGTAAAACCATTTTATATTGATCCATATACTGTTACGAATCTTGAATTCAAACAATTTGTGGAGGTAACAGGGTATGTCACAGAAGCTGAAAAGTTTAAGTGGTCCTATGTTTTCCATTTGTTTGTTCCGAGTACAGGGGTGAAGGTATTAGGTTCCCCTCGGCAGACTCCATGGTGGCTCGCGGTTGAGGAGGCTTACTGGAAGCAGCCTGAAGGACCGGGCTCTGGAATTGAAGAAAGACTGGATCACCCCGTTGTTCATATTTCTTGGAATGATGCGCAGGCTTATTGTGATTGGGCGGGGAAAAGATTGCCCACCGAAGCGGAGTGGGAATTTGCAGCCCGCGGGGGATTGGTCCAAAAACGCTATCCTTGGGGTGATGATCTAACCCCCGATGGTAAACATATGTGTAATATATGGCAAGGTAAATTTCCTGTTGAAAATGATGCAAGTGATGGCTATGTTGGGACAGCCCCAGTGAAAACTTATGAGCCTAACGGGTATGGGTTATACCAGAT
This region includes:
- a CDS encoding formylglycine-generating enzyme family protein, whose translation is MADSVSKPSCCSANRSQMISSQPMTPLERSNSTNEGKGISKGFINKENMIYIPGGEFLMGTEDKEGFPWDGEGPIRNVTVKPFYIDPYTVTNLEFKQFVEVTGYVTEAEKFKWSYVFHLFVPSTGVKVLGSPRQTPWWLAVEEAYWKQPEGPGSGIEERLDHPVVHISWNDAQAYCDWAGKRLPTEAEWEFAARGGLVQKRYPWGDDLTPDGKHMCNIWQGKFPVENDASDGYVGTAPVKTYEPNGYGLYQIVGNVWEWCSDFFSPTYHKSGQCVNPTGPADGTSRTMRGGSYLCHKSYCNRYRVAARSQNTPDSSSGNVGFRCVADAES